A single Mycobacteriales bacterium DNA region contains:
- a CDS encoding PPOX class F420-dependent oxidoreductase produces MLDPDVRRVLDGTSLAHLATVLPDGSPHSVPLWVATHRDQIVFLTGPGSRKARNLRRDPRVALSLTPADNPFQPVIVRGRVVEWLDGDAAWEVIDQISMKYVGAPYSRAEERVVGVIEPERQTVGVS; encoded by the coding sequence ATGCTCGATCCCGACGTACGCCGAGTCCTCGATGGCACCTCGCTGGCCCACCTGGCCACGGTTCTGCCCGACGGATCGCCCCACAGCGTCCCGCTGTGGGTCGCCACGCACCGCGACCAGATCGTTTTCCTGACCGGCCCGGGCTCGCGCAAGGCCCGTAACCTGCGCCGGGACCCGCGCGTGGCGCTGTCCCTGACGCCGGCCGACAACCCGTTCCAGCCGGTCATCGTCCGTGGCCGGGTCGTCGAATGGCTCGATGGCGACGCGGCCTGGGAGGTCATCGACCAGATCTCGATGAAATATGTCGGTGCGCCCTACTCCCGAGCAGAGGAACGCGTCGTCGGCGTCATCGAGCCTGAACGGCAGACCGTCGGCGTCAGCTGA